In one window of Chryseobacterium phocaeense DNA:
- a CDS encoding bacteriocin-like protein, with protein sequence MKNLKKLNREQQKQINGGAIARCGETRPCTVGWCCNGVCSPHACIEI encoded by the coding sequence ATGAAAAATTTAAAAAAGCTGAACAGAGAACAGCAAAAACAAATCAACGGCGGAGCCATCGCCAGATGTGGAGAAACCAGACCTTGTACGGTTGGTTGGTGTTGTAACGGAGTATGTAGCCCACATGCCTGCATTGAGATATAA
- a CDS encoding TonB-dependent receptor: protein MYQKLTPKQKALTINLDPTIYGTFAEIGAGQETVRHFFRAGGASGTIAKAMSAYDKDFSDAIYGKEVKNRYVTQNRLRKMLRYEVALIEERISRENNPNRKFFSYANTVTTINFDKTLKGHGWVGIRFQTKENEDYNEVVIHVKFKENDATLQQETLGNLGVNLIFGAFHYYDNPRTLIESLYDDIAKDGLEIDMIDFSGPAFDYVDNRLMSLQLVKHGMTDAVIFNSQGSNMLPADVLYKKNIFAVRGSFRPVTKVNIDMLKNGLEMFQKDATCTHEETEVLIEITISNLRADGDIDERDFMDRVDILGKLGYTVIISNFSEYYRLIDYFASYTTGDIGVAMGVNNLLMVFDEKYYKDLSGGILEAFGKFFRNGMRVYLYPYKDPETHELLDSENLKVEENLKELYKYFKHNNRIVDITNHNPEFLEIYSREILRKIACCIKGWENQVPEGVAEMIKERGMFGYKDELSLKQFS, encoded by the coding sequence ATGTATCAGAAACTAACTCCTAAACAAAAAGCATTAACAATTAATCTAGATCCTACTATTTATGGTACTTTCGCAGAAATTGGAGCAGGGCAGGAGACTGTTCGTCACTTTTTTAGAGCAGGGGGAGCTTCCGGTACAATTGCTAAGGCGATGTCTGCTTACGACAAAGATTTTAGTGATGCCATTTATGGAAAAGAGGTCAAAAACAGGTATGTTACCCAAAACAGGCTTCGGAAAATGCTCCGGTATGAGGTAGCATTGATCGAAGAAAGGATTTCAAGGGAAAATAATCCGAACAGAAAATTTTTCTCTTACGCGAATACGGTAACAACCATTAATTTCGACAAAACACTCAAAGGCCACGGCTGGGTGGGAATCCGCTTCCAGACCAAAGAAAATGAAGATTACAATGAGGTGGTGATCCACGTGAAATTCAAAGAAAATGACGCCACTTTACAGCAGGAAACTTTAGGAAATCTTGGAGTAAACCTGATCTTCGGAGCCTTCCACTACTACGACAATCCCAGAACTTTAATCGAATCTTTATACGACGATATTGCAAAAGACGGTCTTGAAATTGACATGATCGATTTCAGCGGGCCAGCTTTTGACTATGTCGACAACAGGTTAATGTCACTGCAGCTGGTAAAGCATGGAATGACCGATGCGGTAATTTTCAACTCCCAGGGCAGCAATATGCTTCCTGCAGACGTTTTGTACAAGAAAAATATTTTTGCGGTAAGAGGAAGTTTCAGGCCTGTAACGAAGGTGAATATCGACATGCTTAAAAACGGCCTCGAGATGTTCCAGAAAGACGCTACCTGTACACATGAGGAAACAGAAGTTCTGATCGAGATCACCATTTCCAATCTTAGGGCAGACGGAGATATCGATGAAAGGGATTTTATGGACCGGGTAGATATTCTTGGAAAACTGGGTTATACCGTTATTATTTCCAACTTCTCTGAATACTACAGGCTGATTGATTATTTTGCATCCTATACAACCGGAGATATCGGGGTAGCGATGGGCGTGAATAATCTTCTGATGGTTTTTGATGAAAAGTACTACAAAGATCTTTCGGGAGGAATTCTGGAAGCATTCGGGAAGTTTTTCAGAAACGGAATGAGGGTATACCTTTATCCATACAAAGATCCTGAAACCCACGAATTACTGGATTCTGAAAATCTTAAAGTAGAAGAAAATTTAAAAGAGCTTTATAAATATTTCAAGCATAACAACCGTATTGTGGATATTACCAACCATAATCCGGAGTTTTTGGAAATTTATTCCAGAGAAATCCTGAGAAAAATTGCATGTTGCATCAAAGGCTGGGAAAACCAGGTTCCTGAAGGCGTGGCAGAAATGATAAAAGAACGTGGAATGTTTGGGTATAAAGACGAGCTTTCCCTCAAACAATTCTCTTAA
- a CDS encoding response regulator transcription factor, giving the protein MQKKILIADDHYVVRMGASLLLHSAYEDLEIDFTENYENVKEKITETRYDLLMLDIDMPGTIYLHMIKELKSIDPELKIMMFSACDEKTALRYIHEGADGYLNKQLSENVVEAVTMIFRQGFYYSQELAHLLIHNRKEIKPLENLSKRELEIFELLALGNGNLEISNELDLKMSTISTFKKRIYEKLKVQNLAELIKLYEKYSLGRN; this is encoded by the coding sequence ATGCAGAAAAAAATACTTATTGCCGACGATCATTATGTGGTAAGAATGGGAGCTTCTTTATTGCTGCATTCTGCCTATGAAGATCTGGAGATAGACTTTACTGAAAACTATGAAAATGTAAAAGAAAAAATTACTGAAACCCGTTACGACCTATTAATGCTGGACATCGATATGCCCGGAACTATTTATCTCCATATGATAAAAGAGCTGAAAAGTATAGATCCTGAATTAAAAATCATGATGTTCTCCGCCTGTGATGAAAAAACTGCTTTACGCTACATTCATGAAGGCGCAGACGGTTATCTCAACAAACAGCTAAGCGAAAATGTAGTGGAAGCGGTCACTATGATTTTCAGGCAGGGATTTTACTATTCTCAGGAGCTTGCTCATCTTCTTATCCATAACAGAAAGGAAATAAAGCCATTGGAAAATTTATCCAAAAGAGAATTGGAAATTTTTGAATTATTGGCACTGGGCAACGGAAATCTTGAAATCTCGAATGAACTGGATCTTAAAATGTCCACCATAAGCACTTTCAAAAAAAGAATCTATGAAAAACTGAAGGTACAAAACCTTGCAGAGCTCATCAAACTTTATGAAAAATACAGTTTGGGGAGAAATTAA
- a CDS encoding bacteriocin-like protein, whose translation MKNLKKLNREQQRKINGGAIERCSATRPCFIGFCCWGVCMEYDCIEE comes from the coding sequence ATGAAAAATTTAAAAAAACTCAACAGAGAACAACAAAGGAAAATCAATGGTGGAGCCATTGAAAGATGCAGCGCAACAAGGCCATGTTTTATTGGTTTTTGCTGCTGGGGAGTGTGTATGGAATATGACTGTATTGAAGAATAA
- a CDS encoding GAF domain-containing protein — protein MSELKKRLSSILESPKHNTEEKLEKVCHLLDQEISYFNWTGFYFKNGDKDELKLGPYVGAPTDHTIIPYGKGICGQVAVSNETFVVPDVHEESNYLSCSIDTKAEIVVPIFKDGKNIGQIDIDSHTIDPFTDADRELLEWLCKEVSKIL, from the coding sequence ATGTCAGAATTAAAGAAAAGACTTTCTTCCATTCTTGAAAGTCCGAAACATAATACAGAAGAGAAACTTGAAAAGGTGTGCCACCTGCTTGATCAGGAAATTTCCTATTTCAACTGGACCGGATTTTACTTTAAAAACGGTGATAAGGATGAATTGAAATTGGGTCCTTATGTGGGAGCGCCTACTGATCATACCATTATTCCTTACGGGAAAGGGATCTGCGGACAGGTTGCGGTCTCCAACGAAACCTTTGTGGTGCCTGATGTTCATGAGGAAAGCAATTATTTAAGCTGTTCCATTGATACGAAAGCGGAAATTGTGGTTCCTATCTTCAAAGACGGCAAAAATATCGGCCAGATTGATATTGATTCCCACACCATTGATCCGTTTACAGATGCAGACCGTGAACTTCTGGAGTGGCTTTGTAAAGAAGTTTCCAAAATTTTATAA
- a CDS encoding sensor histidine kinase, with the protein MRKFLLLLSLLLIFTVFGQQYSSIWYNTDNGMPQNSIKDIVKDKYGFIWICTDGGILRYDGQAFINYNNLKLTNFSFANFLGNVQSDHILLPNSGQFQYLIIRDRKITVTDRKSPLLKDVAERIVFNNQEYISFIKNNSANTVESGFIKFQKGTYFFDSKSIIYRKNSGEEKKIPIKFKQEDQKNFFRFGDLLFLRDVKNKRILKFSEENISVFHDDNPLYRDTSSKIFWQDMNQQNFIINKGKIYFSELDNGNLKTTPILELKNNDIDISMIYSLLYDKENNTMYVGTLNKGLNIIKIPSFSTPKADHRLENRVQYSVLPFGKDKIINFQGRVYDKNSLIKDYHFNTVDEWCLVYDESNNILYPKNGKIYRRLLKYNYEKYDSVDIGKNNKATAIFKEKDFYLLKARDATQFYLKIYSNGSLQNLLGDFTFKSEVSTVIPVNRDEFLVGCDNKMHVISLSEKTIKKINIPNLSLKSTIITKDGNIWILTRGKGLYLFKNNKFIQMPFDEGGYLSYPNNLVKDSRGYLWISSNNGLFKIPENTLLEYAKNNKTKVIYYRYTKEDGFNINEFNGAVNSFTKMDNGDFVVPSMDGYVFFDPLKVPSYYPKAENIYIERARSKGDLVYFKDILNLENGFNLASVYIDIPYYSNNDNLYIETSLQQGDQPEKWQKLKGKEFTLNNLSPGNYTLKIRILISPEGKFAYKKISIHVPALFYQTIWFRVLISVLFLGLILFIILLRTRILTVKNNQLKKIVHQKNDELKTTQHQLKNETEYQKNLIETINHDITTPIKYLSAMSQKLSETDNPKLQKQYFDTIYKSSEELYKFTLNLKNYTELFNNESVKYQKNIYSAFDILETKRKLFEEIAFQKGTTIINNSSKNIKLHFNESILAAIIHNLLDNAVKNTSGGNIILDAREEHNCIIFNISDSGQGMSDTLLDYYNNLMNDIEKKPSSFKNHGLGLHLVIQLLKKSEGKIMFTHQIPAGTQVEIIIQNQR; encoded by the coding sequence ATGAGGAAATTTCTACTTCTACTCTCTCTATTACTCATTTTTACGGTTTTCGGTCAGCAGTATTCTTCCATATGGTACAATACGGATAACGGCATGCCTCAAAACAGCATAAAAGATATTGTAAAAGACAAATATGGTTTTATCTGGATCTGTACAGATGGCGGAATTTTAAGGTACGACGGGCAAGCCTTTATCAATTATAACAATCTTAAGCTCACCAATTTCAGTTTCGCAAATTTTTTGGGAAATGTACAATCAGATCATATTTTATTACCCAATTCCGGACAGTTTCAATATCTTATTATAAGGGATAGAAAAATTACGGTGACAGATAGGAAATCTCCCCTATTAAAGGATGTAGCGGAAAGAATTGTTTTCAACAATCAGGAATACATCAGTTTTATTAAAAATAATTCCGCAAACACTGTAGAATCCGGATTTATAAAATTTCAGAAAGGAACTTATTTCTTTGACAGCAAAAGTATTATTTACAGGAAAAATTCAGGAGAAGAAAAAAAAATTCCCATTAAATTTAAACAGGAAGACCAGAAAAATTTTTTCCGTTTTGGTGACTTGCTTTTTTTGAGAGATGTTAAAAATAAAAGAATTTTAAAGTTTTCTGAAGAGAATATTTCTGTATTTCATGATGATAATCCGTTGTATCGTGATACGTCAAGTAAGATTTTCTGGCAGGATATGAATCAGCAGAACTTTATTATTAATAAAGGAAAAATTTATTTCTCTGAGCTTGACAATGGAAATTTGAAAACTACTCCTATTCTCGAACTGAAAAACAATGATATTGATATTTCCATGATTTACAGCTTGTTGTATGACAAGGAAAATAATACAATGTATGTAGGAACATTAAATAAGGGACTGAATATCATTAAAATACCATCATTTTCTACTCCGAAAGCAGATCACAGGTTGGAAAACCGGGTGCAATATTCCGTACTTCCTTTTGGAAAGGATAAAATCATCAACTTTCAGGGAAGGGTTTACGACAAAAATTCTTTGATCAAAGATTATCATTTTAATACGGTAGATGAATGGTGCCTTGTTTATGATGAAAGCAATAATATTCTCTATCCTAAAAACGGAAAAATTTACAGAAGACTTTTAAAATACAATTATGAGAAATACGACTCGGTAGATATTGGCAAAAATAATAAAGCTACTGCTATCTTCAAAGAAAAAGATTTTTATCTGTTAAAAGCAAGAGACGCAACACAATTTTATCTAAAAATTTACTCAAACGGCAGTTTACAGAATCTTCTTGGGGATTTTACTTTCAAATCGGAAGTAAGCACTGTTATTCCGGTCAACAGAGATGAATTTTTAGTGGGTTGTGATAATAAAATGCATGTCATCTCATTATCCGAAAAAACAATAAAAAAAATAAATATACCCAATCTTTCCTTAAAGAGTACAATTATAACAAAAGACGGAAATATCTGGATTCTAACCAGAGGAAAAGGTCTGTATCTTTTTAAAAACAACAAATTTATCCAAATGCCTTTCGATGAAGGAGGTTATCTGTCTTATCCCAATAATCTGGTAAAAGATTCCAGAGGATATCTGTGGATCTCAAGTAATAACGGCTTATTTAAAATTCCGGAAAATACACTTCTTGAGTACGCAAAAAACAATAAAACAAAGGTTATTTACTACCGGTACACCAAAGAAGACGGTTTCAATATCAATGAATTCAATGGTGCGGTCAATTCTTTTACAAAGATGGATAATGGCGATTTTGTAGTTCCTTCCATGGACGGATATGTATTTTTCGATCCCCTTAAAGTTCCCTCCTATTACCCAAAAGCTGAGAATATTTATATAGAAAGAGCGAGATCAAAAGGTGATCTTGTTTATTTTAAAGACATTTTGAATCTTGAAAACGGTTTTAATCTGGCTTCTGTTTACATCGATATCCCTTATTATTCCAACAATGATAATCTTTACATCGAAACCAGTCTTCAGCAAGGTGACCAGCCTGAAAAATGGCAGAAACTGAAAGGTAAAGAATTTACATTAAACAATCTTTCTCCGGGAAATTATACTTTAAAAATCCGGATTTTAATTTCACCGGAAGGAAAATTTGCTTACAAAAAAATTTCCATCCATGTTCCGGCGCTTTTTTATCAGACCATTTGGTTCAGGGTTCTCATTTCTGTTTTATTTTTAGGTTTGATCCTGTTTATCATTCTTTTAAGGACGAGAATTTTAACCGTTAAAAACAATCAGTTAAAGAAAATTGTACATCAGAAAAATGATGAGCTGAAAACTACCCAGCATCAGCTTAAAAATGAAACTGAATATCAGAAAAATCTTATTGAGACCATCAATCATGATATTACGACACCGATCAAGTACCTTTCAGCGATGTCTCAGAAATTATCCGAAACTGATAATCCAAAACTGCAGAAGCAGTACTTTGATACCATTTACAAATCTTCGGAAGAGCTTTATAAATTTACTTTAAATCTTAAAAACTATACGGAATTATTCAATAATGAAAGTGTAAAATATCAGAAAAATATTTACTCTGCTTTTGATATTTTGGAAACAAAACGGAAATTGTTTGAGGAAATTGCCTTTCAAAAAGGCACCACAATCATTAATAATTCATCGAAAAATATTAAACTGCACTTTAATGAAAGTATTTTGGCGGCTATTATTCATAATTTACTGGATAATGCGGTAAAAAACACTTCAGGAGGAAATATTATCCTGGATGCCAGAGAGGAACATAATTGTATAATCTTCAACATTTCAGATTCCGGACAAGGAATGAGTGATACGCTGCTGGACTATTACAATAACCTGATGAATGATATTGAAAAAAAACCTTCTTCATTTAAAAATCATGGACTCGGGCTTCATCTTGTGATCCAGCTTCTGAAAAAATCAGAGGGTAAAATAATGTTTACCCATCAAATTCCCGCAGGAACCCAAGTAGAAATAATCATACAAAACCAGAGGTAA
- a CDS encoding bacteriocin-like protein encodes MQNLKKLSREQQRQINGGAMARCSVTRPCTVGWCCDGICSPHACIEF; translated from the coding sequence ATGCAAAATTTAAAGAAACTCAGCAGAGAACAGCAAAGACAGATCAATGGTGGAGCTATGGCAAGATGCAGTGTAACAAGACCGTGTACTGTAGGCTGGTGTTGTGACGGAATATGCAGTCCGCACGCCTGTATTGAATTTTAA
- a CDS encoding MBL fold metallo-hydrolase, translating to MKLKFLGTGTSQGVPVIGCTCEVCTSENPKDTRFRSSVMITTEESRKILIDCGPDFRQQMLLNHENNVDIALLTHEHNDHVIGLDDMRPLIFKSGKDMPIYCYERVGHEIKKRFPYAFTDVRYPGAPAFELHEIENKPFHVLDTEIIPIEVIHYKITVFGYKFKNLAYITDANFISDTEKEKLKNLDVLILNCIRKFDPHPAHFVLADVIALFKELQPKKLFLTHISHHLGLHDIEDKELPEGMHLAYDGLEIEF from the coding sequence ATGAAGTTGAAATTTTTAGGAACCGGGACTTCCCAGGGTGTACCCGTTATAGGCTGTACCTGCGAGGTATGTACCTCCGAAAATCCCAAAGACACACGTTTCCGGTCCTCCGTAATGATTACGACAGAGGAAAGCAGGAAAATACTGATTGATTGCGGACCGGACTTCAGGCAGCAGATGCTTCTTAATCACGAAAATAATGTAGATATCGCCCTCCTGACGCACGAACACAACGACCACGTGATCGGATTGGATGATATGCGACCCCTCATTTTTAAGAGCGGAAAAGATATGCCGATTTACTGTTACGAAAGAGTTGGTCATGAAATCAAAAAACGTTTCCCCTATGCTTTCACGGATGTCAGATATCCGGGCGCTCCGGCTTTTGAACTTCATGAAATTGAAAACAAACCTTTCCATGTTCTGGATACGGAAATTATACCCATTGAGGTGATTCACTATAAAATCACCGTCTTCGGGTACAAGTTTAAAAATCTTGCATACATCACCGATGCGAATTTTATTTCAGACACCGAAAAGGAAAAACTGAAGAATCTGGACGTGCTGATCTTAAACTGCATCAGGAAATTCGATCCGCATCCTGCCCATTTTGTACTGGCCGATGTGATTGCCCTGTTTAAAGAACTTCAGCCCAAAAAATTATTTCTTACCCACATCAGTCATCATCTGGGGCTGCATGATATTGAAGATAAGGAGCTTCCGGAAGGAATGCATCTGGCCTACGACGGACTGGAAATAGAATTTTAA
- a CDS encoding ABC transporter substrate-binding protein, with protein MKVVSLVPSITEALFDLGLTENEVIGRTKFCIHPVNRIKNVPIIGGTKNINIDKIKALQPDLILANKEENIKEQVEALMDDFKVTVTHVETVEDNYYLLKTLGNIFNKEEKAQLFNLKIYEVLEQTKLDAPVKAAYLIWKNPYMTIGSDTFIHHILSEIGFENIFKHQTRYPEVQMEDLADAEVIMLSSEPFPFKEKHIEEMRAFYPDKKIMIVDGEAFSWYGTHIAKCEAYFKGLLAEIHEMQR; from the coding sequence ATGAAAGTTGTTTCTCTCGTACCCTCTATCACAGAGGCATTATTTGATCTCGGCCTTACCGAAAATGAAGTTATTGGACGCACCAAATTCTGCATCCATCCCGTTAACCGGATCAAAAACGTTCCCATTATCGGCGGTACGAAGAATATTAATATTGACAAGATAAAAGCTTTACAGCCGGATCTGATCCTGGCCAATAAGGAAGAAAATATCAAAGAACAGGTGGAAGCTTTAATGGATGACTTCAAAGTAACCGTCACCCATGTGGAAACCGTTGAAGATAATTATTACCTTCTTAAAACTCTGGGAAATATTTTTAATAAAGAGGAAAAAGCACAGCTGTTCAATCTTAAAATCTATGAAGTCCTGGAGCAGACGAAACTTGATGCTCCTGTAAAAGCAGCTTACCTCATCTGGAAAAACCCATACATGACCATTGGCTCCGATACTTTTATTCACCACATATTATCAGAGATCGGTTTCGAAAATATTTTCAAACATCAAACCCGTTATCCCGAAGTTCAAATGGAAGATCTGGCGGATGCAGAGGTGATTATGCTTTCTTCCGAACCTTTTCCTTTTAAAGAAAAACATATTGAGGAAATGCGGGCATTCTATCCTGATAAAAAGATTATGATTGTAGATGGAGAGGCGTTTTCATGGTATGGAACCCATATCGCAAAGTGTGAAGCATATTTTAAGGGATTACTGGCTGAAATTCATGAGATGCAGCGGTGA
- the mgtE gene encoding magnesium transporter, whose product MNSRDELIFNPADIAETLSNLHADERLLAFLKVPKEYKAEVFSHLDPDFQEDTIRSIGSEEVSEILNGMTPDDRTALFEDFPDELIKYSINHLNPQERRIALKLLGYDSDSIARLMTPYYIQIRKEWTVKRCLQQIKKVGKRVETMNHLYVVDERNRLIDDIALGSLLLAEEDTLISDITDNHFVAITTTTTKEDAVTYFEKYDRTALPIITEAGVLVGIVTIDDILDQIEQQNTEDIQKFGGLEALDDPYTQTSLMEMIKKRGMWLIILFFSEMLTASAMGYFEDEIQKAVVLALFVPLIISSGGNSGSQAATLIIRAMALQEIGLKDWWYVMKKEIFTGLALGGILGIIGFLRIMVWHEAGFFNYGMYWPYVGLSVGVSLVLIVLWGTLSGSMVPFILKKLNLDPATSSAPFVATLVDVTGLIIYFSVAGFFLTGKLL is encoded by the coding sequence TTGAATTCCAGAGACGAACTTATCTTTAATCCTGCCGATATTGCCGAAACTCTTAGCAACCTTCATGCTGACGAGAGGCTTCTGGCATTTTTAAAGGTTCCGAAAGAATACAAAGCGGAAGTTTTCTCCCATCTTGATCCTGACTTCCAGGAAGATACCATCAGAAGCATTGGAAGCGAAGAAGTTTCGGAGATCCTGAACGGGATGACACCGGATGACAGAACCGCTCTTTTTGAGGACTTTCCGGATGAGCTGATCAAATATTCCATCAATCATCTTAATCCCCAGGAAAGAAGGATTGCCCTGAAGCTTCTGGGCTACGACTCAGATTCCATTGCCCGTCTGATGACTCCTTATTATATCCAGATCCGTAAGGAATGGACGGTAAAAAGATGTCTTCAGCAGATTAAAAAGGTGGGTAAAAGGGTGGAAACCATGAACCACCTGTATGTGGTGGATGAAAGAAACCGCCTGATTGATGATATTGCTTTAGGAAGCCTTCTTTTGGCTGAAGAGGATACTTTGATCTCGGATATTACGGATAACCATTTCGTTGCCATTACTACCACAACCACCAAGGAAGATGCGGTCACCTATTTTGAGAAATATGACCGGACGGCTCTTCCTATCATTACGGAAGCCGGTGTTTTGGTAGGCATTGTAACGATTGATGACATCCTTGACCAGATCGAGCAGCAGAATACGGAAGATATTCAGAAATTCGGGGGTCTTGAAGCCCTGGATGATCCGTATACACAGACTTCTTTAATGGAAATGATCAAAAAGAGAGGAATGTGGCTGATTATTCTTTTCTTCTCAGAAATGCTGACCGCTTCAGCGATGGGCTATTTTGAGGATGAAATTCAGAAGGCTGTAGTTCTTGCCCTGTTTGTTCCGCTTATTATTTCCAGTGGAGGAAATTCAGGCTCCCAGGCTGCTACCCTGATTATCCGGGCCATGGCGCTCCAGGAAATTGGATTGAAAGACTGGTGGTATGTCATGAAAAAAGAGATTTTTACCGGTCTTGCCCTCGGGGGAATTCTCGGCATCATCGGCTTTTTAAGAATTATGGTCTGGCATGAGGCAGGATTCTTCAATTACGGCATGTACTGGCCTTATGTAGGGCTGAGCGTAGGGGTTTCTCTGGTCCTGATCGTACTTTGGGGAACGCTTTCCGGTTCCATGGTCCCTTTTATCCTGAAAAAACTAAACCTCGACCCTGCTACCTCTTCTGCCCCGTTTGTAGCCACGCTGGTGGATGTTACCGGACTTATTATCTATTTTTCCGTTGCCGGATTTTTCCTGACAGGAAAACTTTTGTAA